Within Scomber scombrus chromosome 12, fScoSco1.1, whole genome shotgun sequence, the genomic segment TGCACTGGGCTGCATGAGCCAATCATGAATGCTGTGCGCTGCCATTGGCTGTGCTGTGAAGAGAGCTGTGTACTGTGCTGAGAGGGCCGCGGAGGGGGGGGCCTCTATCTCTTCTGCGCTCTCCCATTCAACCTCTGTAGTCAGCAGAACGAGTGGCTGAGCAGAGCGACACAGCATCCACGGCTACAGCATCCTGCAGATGACTGTGCTCCATGGAGGAGAGggaggtaaaaaaagaaagaaagtgctGAAGAGGAAAACGGTAGAgccacagaagaagagagattGAGAGGGGGAAGAGAAGCACACAAGGAGTAAGAGTGGGAAATTAAAGGAATTGAGTAAACACCGGTGCCTGCCTGAGGACCACTGCAGCTGTACTAAATCTGGGGCTGTCAGGCCAACCCTCAGCAGAgcagtgagtgagagaggaaagggaacagaggagaaaaagaagtgatttGAAGAGCTGATCTCATCACTCTGGGCAAGCAGAGATGGGAACCCCAGGAGCCTTTCTGTCAGCAGATCAAACttcaaacagaagaaaagtgCCTTTGGATCACCGCTGTGAGCCTGACTTTTCAGAGGAGTGAAGAATACGGGCATAACAAGAGAGTTATCCTCGTAGTTCCCGAAGGTAAAAGCTCAGACAGGATCTCCACTGTGCTGCTGAGTACAGCTCAAGTCTCTGCTGTCCTCTTCCCGAGTCCTCCCTCGCACCTGCCTGCTCCTGGTGAATGTCTTCTCTGTATGCACTCCCACTGCTCAGCAGTTGAACACACTCATGGTCGATGCCAAGGGAAGGAACATGAAATGTCTGACTTTCTTCTTAATGCTTCCTGAGTCAGTAAAAAGCAAGTCAAGTAAAAGCTCCAAGAAAGGGAATGCCAGTGGCAGCTCCAAGCTGCCCCCAGTCTGTTATGAAATCATCACTCTGaggagcaagaagaagaagaaaatggcAGCTGACATTTTTCCCACCAAAAAGCCGGCATCCACCACCACAGTGCAACAGTATCAGCAGCAGaacctcaacaacaacaacaccattCAGAACTGTAACTGGCAGGGACTGTACTCCACTATAAGAGAAAGGTAGGTACAACCAGCCAGCCTCTTTTTGAACCAGGGCCCGTTACTGCTGCTCCCAACATTTCTCATCAACATTACAAACAGGGAGGACGAAAGTCCAACTGAATTAATTATGACATTGTCTAAGTAAGTTAGATTAGAATGGCATGTTCTACTGAATTTATaatgcaagttttgggaaagaagaaacagaaacttagtctaattaataaaaatgaaatgtatcctaaaaatatactatattatactggtgtgtgtgtgtgtgtgtgtgtataagtacGAGTGGGTGTTCCTGCCGCCCTGCCCTGAATCTGTTGGGGGTATCTGTGTTTACACCCTCTCCACTCCTGCAGACTTTGCCGCTCTGACATAACAGAGGGTGGACAGGCAGCAGGTGCGTTTGATACGCACAACAGGCAGAGGTTGCTCTGTACTAAAATCCAAATATTTACCTTGGCCTATCAGCAAAAGACCCCAGCTGTCCAGAGCAAAATGTGTGCTTTCCGACCTGGCTTTGTTGTCTCTCCAGAACATCATGGGGCTGTTTATCCACCCCTGTGACATGTTCCACTACTCAATAATATATGAACACAGCTTTATTGTTGGTCCCATACTTTCATAGTGGGGATTTTCCATTCAGTCGATTGTCTCATTCACTCTTTGTATAGGTTCAAGTTCAAAAATGACTAAGCCATgaaataatgtttgtgtttttctcaaatACTGTGACTTGTAACTTTTAAATCAATGCAATGTGTTCAGTCTGGCTGAAGCAATAGGGACACTTCATACAATCATAATAGTCTTGTTTGTAGAAAAGTAGCAGGACAGATAAAAATACATGCAGTTTACAACTTTGCTTGAACTTCTGCTAAAGACACTGGCCACTAGTTAGTATGAGtttaaatattctcattaaATACTTATAGTATATGTGAGGTTATATGTGTTGATCATCAATTAATCtcacctcttcttctctcctagaacaaataaagtaatacagtctataaaatgtgttttcttctgtatttttttccctctcccttTTCAGAAACTCTGTAATGTTCAACAATGAGCTGATGGCAGATGTTCATTTTGTGGTGGGTCAGCCTGGAAGGACCCAGCGGCTGCCAGGACACCGAGTAAGAATTTTTCTAACCAGTAAAATAAGACTCAGCAGGGAGGAAATTAACAAACAAGCAATCAGCCAACCCACTGTTGTTCACATCATATCAGCATAAAAATAATCTTCCTCGTTGCCAGCGGTAATTTAACTGAAATCCTTTGTGCTCCACTCTCACTTCCGCACCATGTGTCTTTTCGAGACAGTCCTCAATTATTTATGTAAATGAGgctgaaggaaggaggaagggataTCCTCTCCAGCAGTCATCTCGCACAGAATGGATCGCCTTTGTCTCTTCTTGAGCTCAGCTTTTCAGAAAGAGCTCTGCAATTACTCAACTTTTAATCAAATACAGTTACAATGATAGACTGATGAAACAATGATAGACATAGGCATGGAATTAAGTGCATTCAACTCTGCATCTCACATCCTAGAAACACTTTTGTACTCATTGACTTGATTATCTTTTGGATTTTGGAATGACAGTACAATGAAATGTACCTCAAATAGCTGTGATTATGATTATCATAATTGGGCGTATATATTCATCCTGTGTATGTTAGTCGAAAGCTGCAGGTTGACATCCACCGACTTCTTTCTTTAATCTGCCCTTTGgcctcattgttttttttaagatgttcACATAAATCATTGATCAGGGTTTATAGTTGCCTTGACCATGAGCATAATCTCAAAGCACATAATCATTCTCCATTTGAATATGATTATACATTTCACATTAATTCTGTTAAGGGATTTCAGAGCCATGAAGTTTGGCACTGCTGTCCGTTACACATCTAGACTGTCAGATGAGCCGTGCGTGGGTCATCTTTTCTGGTCTTTATGTGGGACACAAATGTATTATGTGTGATTGGTAGCTGCAGTGCACTTTTTGCATTTATTGAAAGCAGTTATGGAAGGACATGGAGGATGACTGGACACTTTATGCTGAGACATTATGCCAATGGGATATAATGACATTCAGCGCAGCGATCTTGATTGTGTCCATTTGGTAGAAATTCAGACATGCAGTATGATTTTATTTACAAAGctatatatttcaattaaacatctgtaaaatacAATGGGGTCAAGAGGTGGGACTAATCATATTCTCACATGCAGTATTTATATACTGGTCTCTAAATCCACATGAAAGAGCAACTGCGTGTCAGCTGCCCTCTctttattaaaaagaaacatgcatTTCAATGTCTAACAACATCATTGTTTTTGAAAAGCCCTTATTTGTAAAGGTTATTTTAGATAGGGCTCACTGTAATTTAATCACTTCAGAGCAAGACTGTGTGCCTTTTTTGGGAAATTTATACCACCCACTTACCCATCTACATATACTTGTgctgcacattcacacacacacacacacacacacacacacacacacacacacacacacatacacacacacatacacacacacatacacacacacacacacacacacacacacacacacacacacacacacacacacacacacacatcctaaaACATGAATCTGCTTGAGTATAATTACAAGACTCATACTCTTACATACAGTGCTTATTCCTGAAATTATTAGCTGCATTGTGTTGCATCTGATTTCATCATAAGTTATTAATTTCAGTAAATTGACCTTTTGTTGCACTCAGTTCAGTTGTGTTggtaggatttttttttttaatcagaggCAATCTTGTTCATTAGAAAATCTGCCTGCCTGTCCTCAGGGGAAATAGTATCTGGCTGAGCACTGCTCATTATGTGACAAACTCAACAGGTTCAATCTCCAGTGATTAGAATTGAGGCATTGTTCAATATCCATGAggagatttgtgtttttatgtacgGAAAAAGAGCTACATTTGTAACTGGATTCAGAAAAATTAACATCACAACTaatctttcccttttttccgCATGTACACTTGATGTACTGTAGTTTCCAGTGAAATTCCAGATTAACTAGGgcatgttttcatttccttttcgCCTCCGTCactgttttctcttcctccaaCAGTATGTTTTGGCTGTGGGCAGCTCAGTGTTCCATGCCATGTTTTATGGTGAACTGGCTGAAAACAAGGATGCAATCCATATTCCAGATGTGGAACCAGCTGCCTTTCTGGCAATGTTGAAGTAAGTGATTCTATTCTGTTTAAACACTGTAACATACAGCACTTCCTGTGACTGGGCATCTTCCAacactttcttttcttaatGCAATCTTTATGTACATAGTTTCTCAAATGAAGTGTTTCGTCCTCTGTCTCACAGACAGAATCTATATCTGTTGATTTGATTtcattctttctccttttcatgTTGGATCACTTCATATTACCCTCTGCCTCCTTCTTGCTGTTCCTTTATCACTTTCATTTCTGAGTTTTGTTTTCTCTATCCTTACAAGGCGAACTACAGTGGGTGGTAGATAAATTTGTAGGCGGAAAACAGGGGGCAGAAATATGTCACTGGAAAATCATTTGAAatctttgaatttgaattgctCAACATGAATATTTGGTATTGAAAAACTGAATCTGACCTGCgtaatttaaaattaaatgtattaatatgaaaCTGAATTCAGTTGCTCTGAATATGTATTGAATCCTCACTGAAAATTGAACTCTCTACATATTTCCACATTCAGTTCTCGCAATTCAGTTTCAGTTCCCTGAGACACACATCTGTTCACTGAGGAAGAGCAATCGACTGAAGACTAACAGAACTTCTTTTTGGCCAATCAGCAGCTATTCCCTCTGCACTAGCACCTATTTTTAACCGTTTCCTTCTGTCCCATTGATCAATGGGGTGCTTTCTATTTAGCCAATTAATGCTTCCTTGCATCCTCCCTCGTCTGTCCTCCGACCATGACTCACAAACCGATCTCTCTCCACCACCATCTTTCAATTCCTTAAATGCACCTCCAGGAGCAAGGAGAGAGGAGGCTCTTTGTTTATTGATTGGTCAGCTGATCTGATGGGCTGTTCTTTCAATACAGTAGATCAGGAAAATTACCCATGGAACAGGAATGACAGCACCAACAGCAACTTTTCATATTCactcataaaataaatgttgctgAATTATGAATCAATcataaaaaaaccctcataactttattatatttcttcATAAACCAAAAGGCTTaacctttcttcttttcaagTATGTCTAAGCTGCTTCAGGAAAATATGATGCCGCACAGCTGCGTATCTCCTATAAAATCCTCCTGAGCCTGAAAAGGATGTCAGACTTTCacaaactaaatgaaatatattttgtttaaaaataatctgcaggCTACAGCTGTTTTATTGCCCCTTTTTGTCAGTTCTGTTACTTCagtaattaaattaattgtgtCTCATTCTGTGACAGACGCTGCTACAGATTTATGATCAAGTAATACAACATGGGAGCAGTTATCAGGTGTTTTCCTTCCACCTATCAATATGCAGGCTAGCCTACATATTATTAAATAACAGTTTAAACTGTTACTTAATCACTGCTACATGGTGATAGCTGACTTCTACATATTTGGGGGTAATGACATTGAAGTGAGCGAGGACATCCCATTTGATGAATTCAATTCCTCCAGCCTTGTGTCTCTTCCTCGCATCCTCGCTGGGAGGAGCTGAGATGTGAGAGAGAGTGGCGAGTGAGGAAGGTGAGGAGACATGTTAGCTAAATGAAAAGCACCTGATGTTACAGTAATTGAAAAGGATTGAATTGTGAGAACTGAATGTGGAAGTATATAAAGAGTTGAATTTTCAGTGAAGATCAAATACAGTTCAGAGCTATTGAATTCAatgtaataatattacattcagtTTCAAGTTAACTGGAATTCATTTCCAaactaatcatttcaaattATGATCTTAAGTTTTTCAATGCAATTATTCAAGTAAAgcaaaacagattaaaatgatgtaattcaAATCCAGTTTTGTAATGCAATTATTGAAGTGTATGTGCAAATTGTATATGTGTATGGAATGGCCATGTGCTGTTAAGATGctggtgttttttcttttacattgcAATATGTATGATTTTATCTTCTGTGGAACTGCGGGACGGAGTCCAGAACAAATTTCCCTACGGGGACATCAAAGTGTATCTTATCTTAAGTCGGgcaatttaaattcaaatataaatgatttaaattcagtttctgGTGACACATATTTTTACGCATTGAAAACTATCATGTTGGCCAGTTTGATTGATTTCACTCTGTTTAGGATcccatttaatcatttttcaaaattgttTTTGAACAGATGCAGTAATGCCAATGATTTTAACACCCTAATACTGTAATAAACCACAATTGTCAAAAAAGTTCTAGTTATCATCCCCAGGCATAAGCCTGGAGGGGATCATGTGTTTGGTCGTGTGTGCATCTATCTGCAGCTAATCTTGCCTTCATCTGGACCCATCTGCTTATTaatttttgtgcacatttatgactgTACAGTATGCTTAAGGATCTCTCATAGTTGCAGTGATTCAAACTTTTGAAAAACCTATTTTAAAACACCATTTCTTATCATAAAGCTTACACACACTTTACCACTTTTCAGTGGTCCTCGCCACTTAACAATATGCATTATGACATAGCAAAAGGCATTTCAAGCAATTGGCTGGGCTAAAAACAAGGCTTACCTAGTCTGTTGCAGGCTATATGTTAGCCTTTGTCATGGCTCAAAAGCTGACATTGACAGAACAATTTGGTCTCATCTAAATCCAGACCAATTGGAGATGAATTCCACCCAATATGTTATGATCCACTAAAGACAGGCACAATATGACATGAATAAATCCGTTTCTGATATCTTCACCACCATCTTGACTGTACACACCTGGCAGAGACCTGCACACTCTACTGAGTGCATTCTtctagttatttttatttaagatagatagataatacCCTTACATCATAGATAATAACCTCACATCATAGCTCTGTTTAACATTCATGGAGTTTCTGTCCAAGTAAAGTCCAATTTGGACTTTATTTGTTGAAATAAACTCATCAGTTATGAATGTGTGGCTTTgccattttttttatgtcaataCAGCTGAGAATCACATTTTTGTGTCAACAGGTATATTTACTGCGATGAGATTGACCTTAGTGCTGATACAGTGCTGGCCACTCTTTATGCTGCCAAGAAGTACATAGTCCCTCACCTGGCACGTGCCTGCGTCAACTTCCTGGAGACCAGCCTGAGTGCCAAGAACGCCTGCGTGTTACTCTCCCAGAGCTGCCTGTTCGAGGAGCCAGATCTGACACAGCGCTGCTGGGAGGTGATTGATGCCCAGGCTGAGCTGGCATTACGTTCAGAGGGCTTCTGCGACATCGACGCCCAGACCCTTGAGAGTATCCTACAGAGGGAGACACTCAGTGCTAAAGAGATAGTGGTATTTGAGGCAGCGCTCAGCTGGGCTGATGCTGAGTGCCAGAGACGGGAGCTCACCTCATCGACTGATAACAA encodes:
- the btbd3b gene encoding BTB/POZ domain-containing protein 3, which gives rise to MVDAKGRNMKCLTFFLMLPESVKSKSSKSSKKGNASGSSKLPPVCYEIITLRSKKKKKMAADIFPTKKPASTTTVQQYQQQNLNNNNTIQNCNWQGLYSTIRERNSVMFNNELMADVHFVVGQPGRTQRLPGHRYVLAVGSSVFHAMFYGELAENKDAIHIPDVEPAAFLAMLKYIYCDEIDLSADTVLATLYAAKKYIVPHLARACVNFLETSLSAKNACVLLSQSCLFEEPDLTQRCWEVIDAQAELALRSEGFCDIDAQTLESILQRETLSAKEIVVFEAALSWADAECQRRELTSSTDNKRKVLGKAMYLIRIPTMALDDFANGAAQSGVLTLNETNDIFLWYTAAKKPELQFVSQPRKGLTPQRCHRFQSCAYRSNQWRYRGRCDSIQFAVDKRVFIAGFGLYGSSCGSAEYSAKIELKRQGVLLGQNLSKYFSDGSSNTFPVWFEYPVQIEPDTFYTASVVLDGNELSYFGQEGMTEVQCGKVTFQFQCSSDSTNGTGVQGGQIPELIFYA